In Ipomoea triloba cultivar NCNSP0323 chromosome 15, ASM357664v1, one genomic interval encodes:
- the LOC116007592 gene encoding probable inactive receptor kinase At5g58300 yields MKLYTSFSIVPLFLCVLLFQEVVSDLKADRQALLDFASATPHGRRLNWSMKASICTSWVGVTCSADGTRVVQLRLPGVGFSGPIPENTIGRLDALTTLSLRSNLLSGSLPSDVLSLPSLQNIYLQRNNFSGDIPSTLSPEFNFIDLSFNSFTGNIPVKVQNLTHLTGLNLENNSLTGSIPDLNLPNLKQLNLSNNLLNGSIPPSLKRFPSSSFGGNSLLCGPPLNRCHSIAPSPSPSPSPSPSPLPSPSPSPLPSPSPTNSNSKPPPRSPGQLPLSPKAPENQKAKSKLSSGSIIAIAAGSTAAIIFGFILVMALCCMKGFYTKKGATTGKNLNAERTAPKEDFSSGTQDAEKNKLIFFDGCSHNFDLEDLLRASAEVLGKGSYGTTYKAILEEGVTVVVKRLKEVVVGKREFEQQMQTIGTLSHHPNVVALRAYYYSKDEKLLVHDFVARGSLSALMHGNRESRMALDWNTRLKIAVGAARGVAHIHSVPGARLTHGNIKSSNVLLTQDLNGCISDFGLTPLMGFTTIPPRSAGYRAPEVIETRKSTQKSDVYSLGVLLLELLTGKAPVQSAAQDEVVDLPKWVQSVVREEWTAEVFDAELINYHQSVEDEMVQLLQVAMACVGKVPEMRPKMDEVVRMIEEIRQPDFDNRPSSEDNKSRSPSSSAV; encoded by the exons ATGAAGCTGTATACATCTTTTTCTATCGTTCCGCTCTTTTTATGTGTGCTCCTCTTCCAAGAAGTTGTCTCGGACCTGAAGGCAGACAGACAAGCCCTTCTAGACTTTGCTTCTGCAACACCGCATGGCAGGAGACTGAACTGGAGCATGAAGGCCTCGATCTGTACTTCTTGGGTTGGTGTCACTTGCAGTGCAGATGGAACTCGTGTGGTTCAACTCCGGCTTCCTGGTGTTGGATTTAGCGGTCCTATACCAGAAAACACGATAGGAAGACTGGATGCGCTTACAACCCTCAGCCTGCGATCCAATCTTCTAAGCGGGAGTCTTCCATCAGATGTATTGTCTCTTCCTTCACTGCAAAACATCTATCTCCAGCGTAATAACTTTTCTGGGGATATTCCTTCCACTCTTTCTCCAGAGTTCAACTTCATTGATCTCTCCTTCAATTCCTTCACAGGCAACATTCCGGTCAAAGTTCAAAATTTGACTCACCTTACTGGTTTGAACCTTGAAAATAACTCTCTTACGGGATCTATACCTGATCTCAACCTCCCAAATCTTAAGCAATTGAACTTGAGCAACAACCTTCTTAACGGCTCGATTCCACCATCACTTAAAAGGTTCCCTTCTTCATCATTTGGAGGAAATTCTTTGCTATGTGGGCCACCCTTGAATCGATGCCATTCTATTGCACCTTCACCTTCTCCTTCGCCTTCTCCATCTCCTTCGCCTTTGCCTTCACCTTCACCTTCACCTTTACCATCTCCCTCTCCCACGAATTCCAATTCCAAGCCACCACCTCGTTCACCAGGTCAGCTGCCATTGTCACCAAAGGCTCCCGAAAACCAAAAAGCGAAGTCAAAGTTAAGTAGTGGATCTATCATTGCCATTGCTGCTGGAAGTACTGCAGCAATCATCTTTGGTTTCATTCTCGTGATGGCCCTATGTTGTATGAAGGGGTTTTATACTAAAAAAGGTGCTACTACGGGAAAGAACCTTAATGCAGAAAGAACTGCCCCGAAGGAGGATTTTAGTAGCGGAACACAAGATGCTGAAAAGAATAAACTGATTTTCTTCGACGGCTGTTCTCACAATTTTGATCTTGAAGATTTACTAAGAGCCTCAGCAGAAGTACTTGGAAAAGGGAGTTATGGAACAACGTATAAGGCCATACTGGAGGAGGGTGTCACAGTAGTCGTGAAGCGGCTAAAGGAAGTAGTGGTTGGCAAAAGAGAATTCGAACAACAAATGCAGACCATTGGCACATTAAGTCATCACCCTAACGTTGTTGCTCTCCGTGCTTATTACTACTCCAAGGATGAGAAACTCCTGGTTCATGATTTTGTCGCTCGAGGCAGCTTGTCTGCTCTGATGCATG GGAACAGGGAATCAAGAATGGCACTCGATTGGAATACAAGGTTGAAGATTGCAGTGGGAGCTGCAAGGGGCGTTGCCCACATACACTCTGTTCCTGGCGCAAGGCTAACTCATGGCAACATAAAATCTTCCAATGTCCTCCTCACTCAAGACCTCAACGGATGCATATCGGATTTTGGCCTCACGCCACTCATGGGCTTCACCACAATCCCACCAAGAAGCGCAGGGTACCGAGCACCTGAGGTGATTGAAACAAGGAAATCCACCCAAAAATCAGACGTTTACAGCCTCGGGGTTCTCCTACTCGAGCTGCTGACAGGAAAAGCGCCAGTGCAGTCAGCAGCGCAGGACGAGGTGGTGGATTTGCCAAAATGGGTTCAGTCCGTTGTTAGAGAGGAATGGACTGCAGAGGTGTTTGATGCAGAACTGATCAACTATCATCAGAGCGTGGAAGACGAGATGGTGCAGTTGCTTCAGGTTGCAATGGCCTGTGTCGGAAAGGTGCCAGAAATGAGGCCTAAGATGGATGAAGTTGTGAGGATGATTGAGGAAATCCGGCAGCCGGATTTCGACAACCGGCCATCATCTGAAGATAACAAGTCCAGGAGCCCAAGCAGCTCTGCTGTATGA
- the LOC116006081 gene encoding mucin-5AC-like has protein sequence MNRSFRDSMIGGGKSFPVAAQLRRGLSVNGASNKDLSDDSLDLFSRTRRSVSVVNSDESDVSVKPGRLSVGSVKLGRNGLDDLLSSTEGGKHDYDWLLTPPETPLVPSLIGNEPQRVQVAPRSSSLARSVSTTKASRLSVSHSESNHNARPARSSSVTRSSVSSTQFSTYSNKSTNILNTSSASVSSYIRSSTPSSRSSSSARNSTPTSRPTLSRPSTPSKASPAPNTTSRPSQNSRPSTPSSRPQIPANLSSPSPRSTSRASTPTRRNTAPSISQSPVISASSRRAVTSGRTVASISRPSSPDPPVRRTPQPIVPPDFPLETPSNLRTTLPNRPLSAGRSRPGAAVSVKANMDTPIAGTLPRRQPSPVSRGRLTESSASGRGLSNGHVADTLDSRRASFPLELTTRKSIKTPTENMGFGRNISKKSLDMAIKHMDIRNGSNGARPLSGSIRFPHSIRSNGAKSHSHSASSPASLNGNMNFSNNGPTSENGSYISRSSENGSEDDRSRFSARLTDTDIYESCRYDMILLKEDVKNTNWLHSIDDKLDGTIFENGFEPLPEPFDHL, from the exons ATGAATCGGAGCTTTAGGGACTCTATGATCGGAGGCGGGAAGAGTTTTCCGGTGGCAGCGCAGCTCCGGCGTGGCCTGAGCGTCAATGGAGCCTCCAACAAAGACCTCTCCGATGACTCCTTGGATCTCTTCTCCAGAACTCGCCGCAGCGTCTCCGTTGTCAACTCCGACGAGTCCGACG TTTCCGTTAAACCGGGAAGACTTTCAGTTGGATCAGTAAAGTTGGGGAGGAATGGATTGGATGATCTGTTATCATCTACTGAGGGAGGAAAGCATGATTATGATTG GCTTCTAACTCCTCCAGAGACTCCTCTAGTTCCTTCATTGATCGGAAATGAACCTCAACGGGTCCAAGTAGCTCCAAGAAGCAGCTCCTTGGCCAGATCAGTCTCCACAACTAAGGCTTCAAGG CTTTCAGTTTCACATTCAGAGAGCAACCATAATGCAAGACCAGCACGCAGCAGTTCAGTAACTCGTTCCTCTGTCTCTAGCACCCAGTTTAGTACTTACTCAAATAAATCAACTAATATTCTAAACACGAGCTCTGCTTCTGTGTCATCCTATATTCGGTCCTCTACCCCTTCAAGCCGCTCTTCATCTTCAGCAAGAAATTCCACCCCCACTTCGCGCCCAACATTATCAAGGCCTTCAACCCCTTCTAAGGCCTCTCCAGCTCCAAACACAACTTCTAGACCATCTCAAAACTCAAGACCTTCTACTCCAAGTTCTAGGCCTCAAATTCCTGCAAATTTGAGTTCCCCCTCTCCTCGGTCTACATCAAGGGCTTCGACACCTACTCGAAGGAATACAGCACCTTCAATATCTCAATCTCCTGTAATATCTGCATCCTCTAGACGTGCTGTCACCAGTGGGAGAACTGTGGCTTCGATATCTCGTCCAAGCTCACCTGATCCACCAGTTAGGCGAACACCTCAACCTATAGTTCCACCTGATTTTCCACTTGAAACACCATCAAATTTGAGAACAACACTGCCAAACAGACCACTGTCTGCTGGTAGGTCCAGGCCTGGTGCTGCTGTCTCTGTCAAGGCTAATATGGACACTCCAATTGCTGGAACTTTGCCTAGGCGGCAACCATCACCTGTTAGCAGGGGAAGACTCACAGAATCCTCTGCTAGTGGGCGGGGGCTTTCAAACGGGCATGTGGCTGATACACTTGATTCTCGCAGAGCTTCATTTCCCTTGGAGTTGACTACAAGGAAATCTATAAAGACACCTACAGAAAACATGGGATTTGGGAGGAATATCTCAAAGAAATCTCTTGATATGGCTATCAAACACATG GATATAAGAAATGGCTCTAATGGTGCTCGCCCGCTTTCAGGCTCAATCCGTTTCCCTCACAGCATTCGATCAAATGGTGCTAAAAGTCATAGTCACAGTGCAAGTTCCCCAGCATCTCTGAATGGGAATATGAACTTCAGCAACAATGGCCCTACATCTGAAAATGGAAGTTATATTAGTAGGTCTTCTGAAAATGGGAGTGAAGACGACAGATCTCGATTCTCAGCAAGATTGACAGATACTGACATCTATGAGAGTTGTCGTTACGACATGATTCTACTCAAAGAGGATGTCAAGAACACTAACTGGCTGCACAGCATTGACGATAAGCTTGATGGTACCATTTTTGAGAACGGATTCGAACCTCTCCCTGAACCTTTCGACCATTTGTAA
- the LOC116007266 gene encoding centrobin isoform X1, which translates to MEEEKKKRKNKKKKNKQNRTTENVLSGAGQVAPHDQNHVSESQEDTTDTGEMQNNDAARIDRDPNRHLSTNHPTLAEGDKQYWVDREAIYEEKIKQLEKEKNVYVQKEAILEENIKQLLSEKSETLQKESKVEERIRQLENEKFMHIHKGASLEEKNLQLQKEKDILLQQMTVLEAQISQLQNERDSWLQKEAGYQGKISLLVDEAAALNLKRVRLEEKIKQMEEERDAWIQKENLMETTISSLNTSNAFLQTGVTQVKELEELRNSNALENQLLKVTVNTLQSQVQALEKSAASSSTGRKMHTSENGEVNSEMEATHAVVQKLIAENSELVEKVNELYIELQRRDSVKELSSSPMTENAESTYNTNTTYITNSSSHGLELMSEMANGREISSADNPALISTEVLPVSKSMIQSTEDVNDKAKMNGLDKANARDDSMDLVSSGVESSEIVQIPLDETEADEAKESEIIPDDQKPTAEEVPLSDAPLIGAPFRLISFMARYVSGADLVDKNSATAR; encoded by the exons AtggaagaagagaagaagaagaggaaaaataagaaaaagaagaataagcAGAATAGAACCACAGAGAATGTCTTGAGTGGTGCTGGACAAGTGGCTCCTCATGATCAGAACCATGTTTCTGAATCACAAGAGGATACTACAGACACTGGAGAGATGCAGAATAATGATGCAGCAAGAATAGACAGGGATCCAAATAGACATCTCTCTACCAATCAT CCAACTTTAGCTGAAGGTGATAAACAGTACTGGGTGGACAGAGAG GCTATTTATGAAGAGAAAATTAAGCAACTAGAGAAAGAGAAGAATGTGTATGTACAGAAAGAG GCTATTCTAGAAGAGAATATTAAACAATTGCTTAGTGAAAAGAGTGAAACTTTACAGAAAGAG TCTAAAGTTGAAGAGAGAATTAGACAactagaaaatgaaaagttCATGCACATCCACAAAGgg GCTAGTCTtgaagagaaaaatttacaattacAGAAGGAAAAGGACATTCTGTTGCAGCAAATG ACTGTTCTCGAGGCTCAAatttcacaattacagaatGAAAGGGACTCCTGGCTTCAAAAAGAG GCTGGTTATCAGGGAAAAATTAGTCTGTTGGTTGATGAAGCAGCAGCCCTGAATCTGAAAAGG GTGAGAttggaggaaaaaataaaacagatggAGGAGGAAAGAGATGCCTGGATCCAGAAGGAG AACTTGATGGAAACAACAATTTCAAGCCTGAACACCAGTAATGCATTCTTACAAACAGGG GTTACTCAGGTGAAGGAGCTTGAAGAGTTGCGGAACAGTAATGCACTAGAAAATCAGCTGCTGAAAGTAACTGTAAATACTTTGCAGTCACAAGTACAGGCCCTTGAGAAGAGCGCTGCCAGTTCATCAACTGGGAGGAAAATG CATACTTCTGAAAATGGAGAAGTGAATTCTGAGATGGAGGCTACTCATGCAGTGGTCCAAAAACTGATCGCTGAGAACTCAGAGCTTGTTGAGAAG GTAAATGAATTATACATTGAGCTTCAGCGGAGGGATTCTGTTAAGGAATTGTCTTCATCTCCTATGACTGAAAATGCTGAATCTACTTATAATACCAATACTACTTACATTACAAATAGTTCATCTCATGGGTTAGAGCTGATGTCTGAAATGGCCAATGGTCGTGAAATCTCTAGTGCTGACAATCCAGCGCTTATATCCACCGAGGTACTGCCAGTATCCAAAAGCATGATTCAATCCACAGAAGACGTCAACGACAAAGCCAAAATGAACGGTCTTGACAAGGCAAATGCTAGAGATGACAGTATGGATTTAGTTTCTTCCGGGGTTGAGTCAAGCGAGATAGTGCAAATTCCTCTAGACGAGACAGAAGCTGATGAGGCTAAAGAATCTGAAATCATTCCTGATGATCAGAAACCCACCGCCGAGGAGGTTCCTCTCTCGGATGCACCTTTGATTGGAGCTCCCTTCCGATTAATATCATTCATGGCTAGATACGTTAGCGGTGCCGATTTGGTTGACAAAAACTCAGCCACAGCCAGGTAA
- the LOC116006348 gene encoding acid phosphatase 1 encodes MICEMMQRIREIIVVLFLALCSKEVSGRREWRAAAADGGDGPYCQSWRVAVEANNVRAWRTVPTQCLRHIESYMTGGQYERDLNFTVDAIFSFVDNEVSISGDGLDAWILDVDDTCISNLIYYQTKRFGCDPYDPAGFKAWATKGECPAIPSVLRLFKKLAKSGFKVFLLTGRSEDAYERATIKNLRNQGFIGYERLILRTGANKELSAVAYKSKIRKQLVKEGYKIWGNVGDQWSDLQGDHVGNRTFKLPNPMYFVP; translated from the exons ATGATTTGCGAGATGATGCAAAGGATTAGGGAGATAATTGTGGTGCTGTTTTTAGCCCTCTGCTCAAAAGAAGTTAGCGGTAGAAGGGAGTGgagggcggcggcggcggacgGCGGCGACGGGCCGTATTGTCAGAGCTGGAGAGTGGCGGTGGAGGCGAACAATGTGCGTGCATGGCGGACGGTGCCGACGCAGTGCCTCCGCCACATCGAGAGCTACATGACCGGCGGGCAGTACGAGCGGGACCTCAACTTCACCGTCGACGCCATCTTTAGCTTCGTGGATAACGAGGTTTCCATCTCCGGCGACGGACTCGACGCCTGGATCCTCGACGTCGACGACACCTGCATCTCCAATCTCATATACTACCAAACAAAACGCTTCGG GTGTGACCCATATGACCCTGCAGGGTTTAAGGCATGGGCAACAAAAGGAGAGTGCCCAGCCATTCCATCAGTGTTGAGACTATTCAAAAAGTTGGCCAAAAGTGGCTTTAAGGTTTTTCTCCTCACTGGTAGAAGTGAAGATGCCTATGAACGTGCTACTATCAAAAACCTGCGTAACCAAGGATTCATTGGCTATGAACGCCTAATATTAAG GACAGGGGCTAATAAGGAGCTAAGCGCAGTGGCATATAAATCAAAGATAAGGAAGCAGCTAGTAAAAGAAGGATACAAAATATGGGGAAACGTGGGAGACCAATGGAGCGACCTTCAAGGAGATCATGTTGGCAATCGCACATTTAAACTTCCCAATCCTATGTACTTTGTTCCTTGA
- the LOC116007266 gene encoding myosin heavy chain, cardiac muscle isoform isoform X2 encodes MEEEKKKRKNKKKKNKQNRTTENVLSGAGQVAPHDQNHVSESQEDTTDTGEMQNNDAARIDRDPNRHLSTNHPTLAEGDKQYWVDREAIYEEKIKQLEKEKNVYVQKEAILEENIKQLLSEKSETLQKESKVEERIRQLENEKFMHIHKGASLEEKNLQLQKEKDILLQQMTVLEAQISQLQNERDSWLQKEAGYQGKISLLVDEAAALNLKRVRLEEKIKQMEEERDAWIQKENLMETTISSLNTSNAFLQTGVKELEELRNSNALENQLLKVTVNTLQSQVQALEKSAASSSTGRKMHTSENGEVNSEMEATHAVVQKLIAENSELVEKVNELYIELQRRDSVKELSSSPMTENAESTYNTNTTYITNSSSHGLELMSEMANGREISSADNPALISTEVLPVSKSMIQSTEDVNDKAKMNGLDKANARDDSMDLVSSGVESSEIVQIPLDETEADEAKESEIIPDDQKPTAEEVPLSDAPLIGAPFRLISFMARYVSGADLVDKNSATAR; translated from the exons AtggaagaagagaagaagaagaggaaaaataagaaaaagaagaataagcAGAATAGAACCACAGAGAATGTCTTGAGTGGTGCTGGACAAGTGGCTCCTCATGATCAGAACCATGTTTCTGAATCACAAGAGGATACTACAGACACTGGAGAGATGCAGAATAATGATGCAGCAAGAATAGACAGGGATCCAAATAGACATCTCTCTACCAATCAT CCAACTTTAGCTGAAGGTGATAAACAGTACTGGGTGGACAGAGAG GCTATTTATGAAGAGAAAATTAAGCAACTAGAGAAAGAGAAGAATGTGTATGTACAGAAAGAG GCTATTCTAGAAGAGAATATTAAACAATTGCTTAGTGAAAAGAGTGAAACTTTACAGAAAGAG TCTAAAGTTGAAGAGAGAATTAGACAactagaaaatgaaaagttCATGCACATCCACAAAGgg GCTAGTCTtgaagagaaaaatttacaattacAGAAGGAAAAGGACATTCTGTTGCAGCAAATG ACTGTTCTCGAGGCTCAAatttcacaattacagaatGAAAGGGACTCCTGGCTTCAAAAAGAG GCTGGTTATCAGGGAAAAATTAGTCTGTTGGTTGATGAAGCAGCAGCCCTGAATCTGAAAAGG GTGAGAttggaggaaaaaataaaacagatggAGGAGGAAAGAGATGCCTGGATCCAGAAGGAG AACTTGATGGAAACAACAATTTCAAGCCTGAACACCAGTAATGCATTCTTACAAACAGGG GTGAAGGAGCTTGAAGAGTTGCGGAACAGTAATGCACTAGAAAATCAGCTGCTGAAAGTAACTGTAAATACTTTGCAGTCACAAGTACAGGCCCTTGAGAAGAGCGCTGCCAGTTCATCAACTGGGAGGAAAATG CATACTTCTGAAAATGGAGAAGTGAATTCTGAGATGGAGGCTACTCATGCAGTGGTCCAAAAACTGATCGCTGAGAACTCAGAGCTTGTTGAGAAG GTAAATGAATTATACATTGAGCTTCAGCGGAGGGATTCTGTTAAGGAATTGTCTTCATCTCCTATGACTGAAAATGCTGAATCTACTTATAATACCAATACTACTTACATTACAAATAGTTCATCTCATGGGTTAGAGCTGATGTCTGAAATGGCCAATGGTCGTGAAATCTCTAGTGCTGACAATCCAGCGCTTATATCCACCGAGGTACTGCCAGTATCCAAAAGCATGATTCAATCCACAGAAGACGTCAACGACAAAGCCAAAATGAACGGTCTTGACAAGGCAAATGCTAGAGATGACAGTATGGATTTAGTTTCTTCCGGGGTTGAGTCAAGCGAGATAGTGCAAATTCCTCTAGACGAGACAGAAGCTGATGAGGCTAAAGAATCTGAAATCATTCCTGATGATCAGAAACCCACCGCCGAGGAGGTTCCTCTCTCGGATGCACCTTTGATTGGAGCTCCCTTCCGATTAATATCATTCATGGCTAGATACGTTAGCGGTGCCGATTTGGTTGACAAAAACTCAGCCACAGCCAGGTAA